CTCCTCCGCTGTCGACAAATACAAACGGAATCCTTTTAACTCAGCCCGCAACACACTTCCTTCCGGCGTATAAGCAGGTATCAATATTATAAACAAAACGAATCCCGTAATGATCATTAAAGAAAACACCAGCGACAATAAAGAAAATGAACTGATCCCCATTACCAGCATCCAGCTGGTTGCACCAAGAAAAGGCAACGAAAAAAACAAAAGAAGCAACCCCGATACAAAAGCCTTTTCTCTGAAAAACTTGACCCCCATTACAAAAGCTCCAACACTTCCCACCCAGAATACCAATCCCAATGTCAAACCTATCGACACCGACACCTCCTCCACAATAAACAGGAAGCCCAAAAGCACCAGAACAGTACACCAGCTGGCATGCCATAACTGGCGGGAATTGCTCTGGTAATAGTCCTTAATCGCCAACTCCGCTTTCAACTCCTTTTCCAGTTGACTCCTGGCATCGCTAAACCGCCTGTAATTTGTATTGCTTACAGTAAGCGTCGTGTTCTGCAAGAACAATCTCTTGTAAGTTTCCCGCTCTTCTTCAGACAATACCTGTATGTCTCCCGCCCGTTTTTCCAACGTAAAAACAGCGTTCTTCGCACGGGTCTGCCTTACAAAAAGCAGCTTCTTGACAGCCATATGAATGATTGTAACGGAAAAAAGCTTGCTATCTATTTTACGCTTATAAGCATAACGGATCTTAGCAGGCGACCAGTCACGTGGAGGTTTAAAGCTGGGCACTACTACCTGGTCAGGCGCATCCCTCCCATATTTCCTCCAACGTTTATAATAAAAGCTATAAAGAAAAACAACACCGGCCAATGCCAGTAAAAAATCTTTAAAGTACCAGATCTGCGGCCAAAAACCCAATGGCGGCGGACGCTGTATCAATCCCGGCTGCCACCCGGCTGCTATCGTCAATCCTTCAAACACACCCAATCCAAAAGCCTTGAACACTGCGTTGCCGCCCGCATCAGCTTTTGCATTGCAATCCCGGGCCGCCGACCCTCTTACACCGGTATAACACGACATCTGCTTTACGGGCGCTCCTGCGGGTAAATGCATGACCGCTTCTACAGTATCGATAGGAAACTCCCAGGCATTGCCCGTTACATTCCAATACAACTCATCATATTCCTTGAAAAAACCAACATGCCCCCTCGATTCATAACTTATCCGGTAAGTATATGTTCCACTTTCCAGAAACATATTGGCATTACCGATATAAATGATCAGGGAACCATTTTTATCCGCTACATGATACGGCTCCTGCTCACCATCCCTTTGTACATCGGTAACCTTCACATCAACACGCTGTTTCCGGCCAAACCTGTCCTTCCGGAAATAAGGAAGCGTTCTGAAGATCCCGCGTTTTATCTTGTCACCGTCAGCCACCACCTTTATTGTCTCCGTCACCTTTACAAGCCCGGACGTATCTACGATTATATCGGAGCGAAACGACAATATCCTTTCCGGCAGTTGAGCCGCCGCCAGCTGACATATCAGCAGCAAAAGAAGAAAACAGTATTTTTTCATCGGGTAGCGTTAAAAGACACCTGGGGCACCTGTAAATGATCATTGTTCTCCAACTCAAAATAGTCACCTTTCTCAAACTTCCCCATCCCCGCTATAACACTGGCAGGAAAGCTTTCAACGAGAATATTGTTCTCTCTTACACTGGCATTATAATAACGTCTTGCCGATTCAATCTCAGTCTCCAGCCGGGCAAGATCATCCTGTAACTGCCGGAAATTTTCACTGGCCTTCAAATCCGGATAACTTTCTGCCACAGCAAAAAAACTCCCTAAAGCCTGGCTAAAACGCTGCTCTGCAGGCAGTTTCTCTCCCGGAGCAGACGCCTTCATCGCCATAGACCTGTTAACAGATACCTGCTCCACCACGCCTTTTTCAAAAGCTGCATATCCCCTGACAATCTCCAGCAGGTTGGGCACCAGATCATACCTTTTTTTCAAAAAAACAGTGATGCCGCTCCATGCTTCGCGCCTGTAATTCCTGGCCTTAACAAGCCGGTTATAAGTGCTGATTGCCCAGAAAATGAACAGGAAAATGAGAGCAGAAACAATAAGGATTATCCAGGTTGTGCTTTCCATTCGGATTGTTTTTTGATCTAAGAGCCTTATAAACAAATATTTTGCCATATATAATCCGCTCTAATCATAACGCTCCCTGCAAAGCGGGCATTTCAACTGCCTGGGCAGCTCCAGCCCTCAACGCTTACCCTTTACCCGCCCCAACAGCAGCTCTCCCACACGAAAAATGGCTGAGAACCCGCCGTTGCGTACTTTTGCAGGAATGCAACAGAAATATTCCATAGAAGAGATCATCAGCTATTTTGATATCGACCAGTTAAATAGCATGCAACAGGCATCGTTGGCCGCACCCGCAGATCAGGACATCATTCTCCTGTCCGCCACGGGCTCCGGCAAAACCCTTGCGTTCCTGCTGCCCATGTTACAAACACTCGACAGCACCAATAAACAAACCCAGGCACTGATAATAGCCCCTTCCCGCGAACTGGCTCAGCAAATTGAAACAGTCTTCAAACGCATGCGCACCGGCTTGAAAGTGACCTGCTGCTACGGCGGCCACCTTCGCGAAACAGAAGAAAATAACCTGATAGAACCACCGGCAGTGCTCATTGGGACGCCCGGACGCCTCGCCGATCATATTCGCAGAGGCAATATCACCCTCCCGGGTATCACCACACTCATACTGGACGAATTCGACAAATCGCTCGAAGCCGGATTTCACGATGAGCTCTCCTTTATTATATCGTCTCTCCCTTCCATCAAAAAAAGAATGCTGATCTCCGCCACAGAGTCAGTAGAGATCCCGGATTTCGTTAATCTGAACGAACCGCTCGAACTGAACTTCCTGGGCGATGCAGCAGCCGACAGCAACAAACTGGCAATCCAATACGTGCTGTCCGACGAAAAAGATAAAGTGGATACACTCTTCCGGCTCATCTGCCATCTCGGCAACCGCCTTACCATCGTATTCTGTAATCACCGCGATGCCGTAGAGCGCACCAGCGCATTACTGCTTGAAAAAGGGATCTATAACGAATTCTACCATGGCTCAATGGAGCAGCGCGACCGCGACAGCGCCCTCAGTAAATTCAGAAATGGCACCGTATCGGTACTGGTAACAACCGACCTGGCAGCCAGAGGCCTCGACATACCTTTTATCCGGTACATCATCCATTATCACCTGCCTGCCACCCAGGAGATCTATACCCATCGCAACGGAAGAACAGCACGTATGGAAGCCAGCGGTACCGCCATACTCCTGCTTGGTCCCGAAGAAAAGATCCCGGACTATATAACAGAAACAGTGCAGCCCATTGAATTGCCCGAAAAAGCAGTACTTCCGGAAAAACCCAAATGGACGACCTTTTTTATTGCAGCGGGCAAAAAAGACAAGGTGAATAAAATTGACATCGTCGGCTTCCTGTCGAACAGAGGACAATTAAAAAAGGAAGACATCGGTTTAATCGACGTGAAAGACTTCTTCTCATTTGTAGCCATCCGGAAATCAAAAGCCAGTCATACCCTTCAGCTTATCCGGAACGAAAAGATCAAAAACAAAAAAGTGAAGATTGAAATAGCAAAATAAAAAAGCCCTCTTGTAGAAACAAAAGGGCGTCTTCGATTGCTTGCCATATGAAAAATCTTCAACCCCTAAGGGCTTATAATATTATAATCAGTTCAATATGATCTTCTTGTAAGGAAAGGCAAAACTAATACACCATCCAGGCTAAAACCTATCCTAACACGTTAAATTAATATAAAGATTGTGCCACATTTTTCAATTCACGGATACATAAATCATTAAAATATGCATCACTTTTCTCTTTATGAAGCAAAGTAAAGGATTAAATACCTAAAAACAATAACATATTTTATTTTTAAATACGTCTTTAAGCTCAACCCGCGTCCACTAAAAAATCATAAACAAGTGATTATTAATTAGTTCTACCGGGATACACTTTTAGCGCTTCTTCAAGGCAGTTCATAGCTCTATCTATTGCACTTTCATTTAATACGTAGGCGAGCCTTACTTCCTGCTTCCCAAGGCCCGGAGTACCATAAAAACCACTGGCCGGCGCCATCATTACGGTCTGCTTTTGATATTCAAAACTTTCCAGGAGCCATTGGCAAAATACGTCGGCATCATCCACCGGAAGCTGCGCCATTGCATAAAACGCGCCGCCCGGGTTAGGACAAAACACACCTGGCATCGCATTAAGCCGCTCAACAATCAGGTCACGCCTCGATTTATAAGCCGCCTTGGTTTCATCAAAATAATCTGCCGGCAGATCAACAGCCGCTTCACCCGCTATCTGGGCAAAACTGGGTGGACTTAACCTTGCCTGCGCAAATTTCATCACAGTTTCAATCAAAGCTTTATTGCGGGTAACAAATGCCCCAATTCTGCCGCCACACGCGCTGTACCTTTTGCTGATGGTATCCATCAGTACCACGTGATCTTCAATACCCTCCAGCTGCATGGCGCTGAAATGCTCTCCTTCGTAACAAAATTCACGATAAGCTTCATCCGAAAACAGGTAAAGATTGTGTTTGGTAACAAGCTCCTTCAGCACAAGCATCTCTTCTTTACTGTAGAGATATCCTGTAGGATTATTAGGATTACAAATAATGATCGCCTTTGTACGTGGCGTGATAGCCTTCTCAAACTCTTCAATTGCCGGTAAAGCAAAGCCATTATGAATACTGGAAGAAATAGGCACTACCTTAACGTCGGCCTCAACAGCAAAACCATTGTAGTTGGCATAAAAAGGCTCCGGTATAATAACCTCATCACCCGCATCAAGACAGGCCATAAATCCAAACAGGATCGCTTCCGACCCTCCGGTGGTAATAATGATCTGTTCGGGAGTTACCTGAACACCTACCTGGTTATAATATTGAACCAATTTTTTCCGGTAGCTTTCATTACCCGCACTATGGCTGTATTCCAGAATTTTAAATTCTGAATGACGCACCGCATCAAGTACCATTTTGGGAGTTTCAATGTCAGGTTGTCCAATGTTTAAATGGTATACGATCGTTCCTCGCTTCTTGGCAGCTTCGGCATAGGGCACAAGCTTTCTTATAGGGGAAGCAGGCATTTCCCTGCCTCTGTTACTGATCTTTAGTTTTGACATGGCGCAAATGTCTTTAGAATCGTTATAAAAATCAAACAATTTTTAAACGCTATATTCTTTAAAAAAAATGGGTGTTAAAAGGTCGTAGATCCCTTTAACACCCAATTCATTATAGTAAGTCAAATCTGTTTACTTCGTCTTCGCAGGAGCAGTAACCACCTCACCGGAAATGGTCAGCTGAACTGGTTGCTGCACGTTTGCAATCTTCACATGAACATTTTTTGTAAACTGGCCGGCAGCAACTGCATTATAAGTAACCTTGATCTCGCCGGTTTTTCCTTTCAAAATAGGAGTTTTGGGATAAACAGGCGTAGTACAACCACATTCAGCAGTAGCATTTTCAATAATAACAGTTTTATCGCTGGTATTAGTGAAAGTGAATGTAGTGGTAACCGGTACATTCTGGGGCACTTTACCAAAAGAATGCTTTACTTCCTTAAACTCAAGCGGTGAAGTAGACGTGGTTTGAGCAAATGTAGCCGCAGAGATGAGCAGGCACGCGAACAGGAACAACTTCTTCATACTTTCTTATTTTATCTGGTTCAATTTTACTTGGTTTTCGCAGCTGGCTGATCCTTGTAAGTATCGCCATGGAATAACAATTGTTTCGTAAGGCCATTAGAGAAATATACAGTCACTGACTTTACAAAATGGCCTTCGGTATAACCGTTAAAGCCCAAAGTTATTTTAAATTTCTGACCAGGAGCATAAGGACCTGCCTGCCACTTAGGCGTAGTGCAGCCGCAGCCAGCCTGAACATTATCTATTTTTACCGAATCTTTACTGATATTTTTAAGCTCCAGGTCAAATTCCACAGGCTTGCCGTAAGGGATCTTTCCCAGGTCATGATCCGTTTCCGAGAACGAAATCACCTTTTCGATGTCTTGAACAGGTGCTGTACCAGTGTTGGTTTGAGCGTGAAGGCTGCCAAAAGCTATTAAAAGCGCCAGGCAACAGGCTATTTTTTTCATGTGATTAATTATTACTATCTGAACAATGTGATAAAGTTATTGATAAACTTTATTTCCTACACTTTTCAGTAAGAATTTAAGCGGAGTTTATTACCTGACCTCCCAAATGAAAATCGTTTTGGACTTTCACGGGTGGTAAACCCTATTTTTGTGCCATGAACAATACATCTGCAGATATTCAAATGAGCAATGACATGCTCTCTTACGAAGGGTTCAGAGCAGAGGTGCTGAAAGACTACAAAGTAGCGCTGGAAAGTCGCGAAGCTAGTTTACTCGGTCGCCGCGAGGTATTGACAGGCAAGGCCAAGTTTGGCATTTTTGGTGACGGTAAAGAACTTGCCCAGGTAGCTATGGCTAAGTTTTTCCAGCCTGGCGACTGGCGCGCCGGTTATTATCGTGACCAGACTTTTATGTTTGCCACAGGTTTAGCTACAGTTGAACAGTTTTTTGCACAACTGTACGCCGACCCCGATCTTAAAAATGAGCCCTTTAGTATGGGCCGTCAGATGAACGGCCACTTCGCTACCCGCATCGTGCAGGACAATGGACAGTGGGAACCGATAGCCGATAAGCTGAACGTATCTTCCGATATTTCAACAACTGCAGGCCAGATGCCCAGAGCACTCGGCCTCGCATTCGCCTCGAAAGCATTCCGCGAAGTAGCACAACTGCATTCAATGGAGCACCTGTCGCGTAACGGCTCCGAAATATGCTTCTGCACCATTGGCGACGCCTCTACTTCGGAAGGCCATTTCTGGGAAGCCGTAAACGCCGCAGGCGTATTGCAGGTGCCCCTGGCCATTTTTGTATGGGACGACGGATATGGTATCTCCGTGCCTACAAAATACCAGACCACCAAAGGATCTATCTCAGCAGCACTGAAAGGATTCCAGAAAAAAGACAATACCAACGGAGTTGATATATATAAAGTACAGGGCTGGGATTATGCCGGCATGTGCGAAGTGTTTGAATCGGCGCTCACCAGAATGCGCGACACGCATGTTCCCGCAGTATTTCATGTCGAAGAAATAACACAGCCACAGGGCCACTCCACCTCCGGCAGTCATGAACGCTATAAATCGGCCGAAAGACTGGAATGGGAAAAAGAATGGGACTGTATCAAAAAAATGCGCGAATGGATCATCGAAAATGGCATTGCCAATGAAGATGAACTCGCCGCTATAGATGAAGCTGCCAAACAAATGGTGAAAGAAAGCAAGGCAAATGCCTGGCGCAAATACCAGCAGCCCATCAAGGAACAGGTGCAGGAAGCAGTGTCGCTGATCCGCAACATGACGGTGAACGACATGGAAGCCTACAGCAAGGTTCAGGACCTGGCCAAAGACCTGGAAAACAACCGCGAACCGTTGCGCCGCCATATCATGCGCTCATTGGCGCTTGCTACGGAAATTGCTCCCGGGTCGCCATCGGTAGCCGAAGTAAAGGCCTACCGGAAAAAACTGCAGCAAATCAACGATCCGCTCTATAACAGTCTCCTGTATAACGAAGGTGAAAAAAGTGCCCTCAAAGTACCGGTAGTAACTCCGGCCATCGATGAAACAGCACCGGTGATCAACGGCTACGAATTATTGAACAAATACTTCGACCAGCTCTTCGCCTCCAATCCTTCAGTACTGGCTTTTGGAGAAGATGTGGGTAAGATCGGGGACGTAAACCAGGGCTTCGCCGGGCTACAGGAAAAACACGGCAAAAACAGGATCTTCGATACCGGTATCAGGGAGCTCACGATCATAGGGCAAGGCATAGGACTCGCTTTACGCGGCTTAAGACCTATTGCCGAGATCCAGTATCTCGACTACCTGCTATACGGCCTTCAGCCGTTGAGCGACGATGTGGCAACGCTCCATTACCGTACAGGTGGCCAGCAAAGCTGTCCGCTTATTGTACGTACCCGTGGCCACCGCCTGGAGGGTATCTGGCATAGTGGCTCTCCAATGGGCATGATGCTTAACGCCTTACGTGGCATATATCTTTGCGTTCCGCGCAACATGGTACAAGCTATCGGCATGTATAATACACTGCTCAAAGCCAATGACCCGGCAATTATGGTGGAATGTTTGAATGGCTACCGCCTGAAAGAAACCATGCCCGCCAACCTGCTGGAATATACCGTTCCATTGGGTGTGCCCGAAGTAATAAAAGAAGGCGCCGATATCACGGTTGTATCTTACGGCTCCACACTCCGTATCGTTCAGGATGCAGCCGTACGTTTACAGGCATTAGGCATCGATATCGAGATCATCGACGTACAAACTTTACTTCCTTTCGATACACAGCATGTGATCTTCGGCTCATTGCAGAAAACCAACCGTATCATCTTTATCGATGAAGATGTGCCCGGAGGCGGCGCTGCATACATGTTCAACAAAGTAATGGAAGAACAGGGTGGCTACAAATGGCTCGACGTAGCGCCACGAACGCTCACGGCAAAAGCGCACCGCCCTGCATATGGCAGCGATGGCGATTACTTCAGCAAACCAAATGCAGAAGACGTCATAGAAGCCATCCAGGACATGATGGCGGAATAAGAACAGATGGCAGAATAGCAGATAACTGCTAAGCATCTTTCTAAATAGAAATAGCCCCGGCAAAACCGGGGCTATTTTATTATTTGCTAAAGAATGCTAAAAAAACGATCATTTTGAAAGAAGCTTTTGAGAAGCTTTAAAGAAGCTTTGAGGATGCTTTAAGACTCCTTTTACAAAACCGCCTCTTTTTTTAGCAAAAGCTGACACCGTTTTTTTAGCAAAACAGGATGCGCACAGTTTTCAACACTTCATTCCTAATCCTGATCCATTGTCATAATATCCCTGTCAAACAAATAGAGGCCGCTCTTGTCGTCACCCACCAGTTCCAGCTTATCATTACATTCACGGGCTAATCGCTCCTCTTCCATTTGTTCATTTACATACCATTGAAGGAAATTATGAGTAGCATAATCCTTCTCCTTCAACGACAGATCTACAAGATCATTGATGCTGCCGCTCACTTTCAGCTCATGATCCAGCAACTTTTCAAAAGCCTTTTTGAGCGATACAAAAGTTAACACCGGCTGTTCCAAAGCAGGGACCACGGCAAAACCACCACGCTCATTGATATAATGAATGAGCTTTAACATATGCATACGTTCTTCTTCACTATGTCTGAAGAAAAACTGCGTTACACCTTTCAATCCGGGCTGGATCTCAGCCCAGCTTGCCATGGCCAGGTAAGCCTGCGACGACTGGGCTTCCATAAATACCTGTTGGTTCAAAGCCTCCTGCATTGTTTTCGATAGCATAATTTCTATTTTGGGTTAACGGTAAACTCTCTTCTTCTAATGTACAGCTTTATTTGATTCCCGGAATAGCCACATCGGGAAGAAAACGAACTGCCATACAACATGAATCATCGATGCTATCCCTGAAGCAATTGGGCAAGTCTTTTTCTCAATTTCTCCTCTCCCGGCAGCATAGCGGCCTCAAGAGAAATATTAATAGGAACAGCGGGCAAATTCAAAGCTCCCATTACCTCCACTGGCCCGTCGAGATAATTGAAGCAGGCTTTAGTGATCCGGTAGGCCAGCGCTTCGGCAAAAGAATTATTCTGCTGCTCTTCAGTCAGCACCAGGCAACGTCCATGTTTTTTAACCACCTCGAACACCAGCGCTTCATCTAATGGATACAACGTACGAAGATCTACCACATCTATCTGTCCGGGAAAAGAGGCAGCTGCGGCTTTTGCCCAGTATACGCCCATACCGTAGGTGATCACGCAAGCCGATTCTCCATTATCAACACACGCAGCCGTAGCTTCGGTAACAACCGCCGCCTTACCTAATGGCAGTATATAGTCTGAAGCAGGCTCTACCATGCGTGCCGGATCGGTACCCGGCACTTTACTCCAGTAAAGCCCCTTATGCTCCAGTATCACCACCGGGTTCGGGTCATAAAATGCAGCCTTCATCAGCCCCTTTATATCAGCAGCATTCGAAGGATAAACCACCTTAATACCTTTTACCGACAATAAAGTTGACTCTATACTTCCGCTATGATAAGGCCCGCCGCCACCATAAGCCCCGGTAGGCACCCTTAAGATCATTGGCACCGGAAACTTACCATGACTTAAATAGCAGGACTTTGAAATCTCCGTCACCAGTTGATTTAACCCCGGATAAATATAATCGGCAAACTGAACTTCAACGATAGGTTTAAGCCCCACTGCCGTCATGCCAATGGTAGAACCAATAATATAAGCTTCCTGTATGGCAGTATTAAAAACACGATGCGTACCAAATTTATCAGCCAGTGTAGCAGCTTCACGGAACACGCCGCCCAGCCGCTGCCCTACATCCTGACCATATAATACACATTCCGGATGCGCCCGCATAATATCTTCAATGGCATGCAAAGCCGCATCAACCATCATTACTCTTTCGCCCAACTGGGGCTGGCGTACACCAAGTTCCTGCGTAACAGGGGTCTCTGCAAAAACATGTGCGGTAACCTGCTCCACATCCGGTTCGTTTGCAGCACATACAGCATCAAACGCCTCCCGGACAATGACAGCCGCATCTTCGTCAATTTTAGATATCTGCTCTTCCTGGTAACCATGCATCGCCATCAGGCGGCGTAAAGCCGGAAATGGATCCTTCAGCGCATGTTTATCCAGGTCTTTCTGCGACCGGTAAAACTCTTTCCTTACCCCGCTGGTATGATGCCCCAACAGCGGCACACTGGCATGAATAAGCAGAGGAGCCCGCTTCTGTCTTACAAATGCTACCGCCTCTTTTAAAGCAAAATAGCTGGCTACAAAATCGCTTCCATCTACCTGCATCCGGTGCATGCCTTTAAAACCGGCTGCATATTCGTAAGCATTCATGGCACGCGCCTCCTGGGCCGACACACTAATGCCCCATTGATTATCCTGAACCAGGTAAATGATCGGTAGCTGCTTTAGTACAGCAAACTGGAAAGCCTCGCTAACCTCGCCCTCAGTAATACTGTTGTCTCCAAACGAACACAATACCACAGGCAGCTCACCGTCGGGTCCTTTTACTAATAAAGGAGAAGCTGTTTCTTCGAGAAAACGCAGCCCCTGTGCAATGCCGGTAGTAGGAATAGCCTGCATCCCCGTGGCACTGCTCTGATGAATGATCCTGGGTTTGGTTTCGTCAAGTGAAGAAGGATGACAATAATAAGACCGTCCTCCCGAAAAAGGGTCTTCGGCCTTTGCCATCAGCTGTAACATCAGTTCATGAGGCGTAAATCCAAGCGACAATAACATACTGTCGTCACGGTAATATGGACTTACATAATCGCAAGGCAACAAATGCATGCCAACAGCAATTTGTATGGCTTCGTGACCTTTGGAAGTAGAATGTACATATTTACAGGTACTCCTGTTATTCTCGTACAAGTTCCCCATAGCCCGGGCGGTCGCCATGAGATGATACGCCCTGGCGATTTCGTTAATGGCAAGCATGAGATAATTGATCCATTATTTTATCTCCAGTTCAAACATCCTTTCCTGTTCCAAAAAGCCCTCCAGCACATCTCCAACCACACACTCACCAACACCTGCCGGTGTACCGGTGAAAATAACATCACCGATGTTAAGCGAAAAATACTGGGAGATATTAGAGACCAGCTTGTCAAAGGAAAAAATCATGTCACTGGTATTCCCACGCTGTACAGTTTGATTATTCAGCGTAAGAGAGAAGTTAAAAGATTTTTTCATCAGCTCAGGTATCAGGGGTAACCACTTGCCAATAACAGCAGAGTTGTCCCATGCCTTTGCTTTTTCCCAGGGAAGTCCCTTACTTTTTAGTTCATTTTGCACATCCCGTGCAGTAAAATCTATACCCACAGATATGGCATCGTAATAACGGGAAGCCATACGCTCCTGTATGTATTTCCCGTTTTTCGAAATACGCAACACCAACTCCACTTCATAATGAAGTTCATTGGAAAACTCAGGGTAGTAAAACGGCGTATGCGCCTGCAATAGCGCACTTTTAGGCTTAAGGAAGATAACAGGCTCATCAGGAACATCATTGTTAAGTTCCTTTGCATGATCTGCATAGTTTCTACCAACACAAAAGATTTTCATAGATAAACTTTTTTAGTAAATAATAATCATACTCGGGCGATAGCCAGCTAGGGTACAATTGGTATCAGCCTTTTGCGTGCATCATATTTATGCTAAAATACTGTTAATCAGCCGTTCTATTTCGAAAAATCTAAATTATTCACCTGGCTTGCCGTTTTTTCCACCCCTATTTGGGCAAATTGCTCGATAATACCGGTACAAGCCAGTATCTTTTTGTTCACTGTTTCCACCTCCTCAGGAAACCATTTTCCAAGCACAAACTCAATTTGCATCCCCTTAGGATATTGATTTCCAATACCAAAGCGTAATTTGGGATACTTATCCGTGCCCAACATGGCCTGAATATCCTTTAGCCCGTTATGCCCGGCATCGCTCCCCCCACCCCGCAACCTTAATTTATTGATGGGAAGCGCAAGATCATCCACAATGGTCAGCGTTTGCTCCATAGGGATCTTTTCCTTGTCCATCCAGTACCGGAAGGCTTTCCCACTTAAATTCATGTAAGTGGTGGGCTTGATACATACAAATATTTTTCCCTTCCACTTTACCTCGGCAACTTCCGCCAGGCGGTCGGTCCTGAAAACACCACCGTGCTTCTGCGCAAAAGCATCCACTACATCAAAACCTATATTATGCCGGGTATGAGCATACTCCTGCCCTATATTCCCCAATCCAACGATCAGAAAC
The Filimonas effusa genome window above contains:
- a CDS encoding DUF2207 domain-containing protein; the encoded protein is MKKYCFLLLLLICQLAAAQLPERILSFRSDIIVDTSGLVKVTETIKVVADGDKIKRGIFRTLPYFRKDRFGRKQRVDVKVTDVQRDGEQEPYHVADKNGSLIIYIGNANMFLESGTYTYRISYESRGHVGFFKEYDELYWNVTGNAWEFPIDTVEAVMHLPAGAPVKQMSCYTGVRGSAARDCNAKADAGGNAVFKAFGLGVFEGLTIAAGWQPGLIQRPPPLGFWPQIWYFKDFLLALAGVVFLYSFYYKRWRKYGRDAPDQVVVPSFKPPRDWSPAKIRYAYKRKIDSKLFSVTIIHMAVKKLLFVRQTRAKNAVFTLEKRAGDIQVLSEEERETYKRLFLQNTTLTVSNTNYRRFSDARSQLEKELKAELAIKDYYQSNSRQLWHASWCTVLVLLGFLFIVEEVSVSIGLTLGLVFWVGSVGAFVMGVKFFREKAFVSGLLLLFFSLPFLGATSWMLVMGISSFSLLSLVFSLMIITGFVLFIILIPAYTPEGSVLRAELKGFRLYLSTAEERRLNMLMPPELTPELFERLLPYAIALDLENKWAKKFEGVLKQTEYRPGWYAGEAFAYGALAGAMSKRLDTSLQRAQVGAVSSGSRSGSSSGSSGSSGSSSWSSGSGGGGSSGGGGGGGGGGGW
- a CDS encoding LemA family protein is translated as MESTTWIILIVSALIFLFIFWAISTYNRLVKARNYRREAWSGITVFLKKRYDLVPNLLEIVRGYAAFEKGVVEQVSVNRSMAMKASAPGEKLPAEQRFSQALGSFFAVAESYPDLKASENFRQLQDDLARLETEIESARRYYNASVRENNILVESFPASVIAGMGKFEKGDYFELENNDHLQVPQVSFNATR
- a CDS encoding DEAD/DEAH box helicase translates to MQQKYSIEEIISYFDIDQLNSMQQASLAAPADQDIILLSATGSGKTLAFLLPMLQTLDSTNKQTQALIIAPSRELAQQIETVFKRMRTGLKVTCCYGGHLRETEENNLIEPPAVLIGTPGRLADHIRRGNITLPGITTLILDEFDKSLEAGFHDELSFIISSLPSIKKRMLISATESVEIPDFVNLNEPLELNFLGDAAADSNKLAIQYVLSDEKDKVDTLFRLICHLGNRLTIVFCNHRDAVERTSALLLEKGIYNEFYHGSMEQRDRDSALSKFRNGTVSVLVTTDLAARGLDIPFIRYIIHYHLPATQEIYTHRNGRTARMEASGTAILLLGPEEKIPDYITETVQPIELPEKAVLPEKPKWTTFFIAAGKKDKVNKIDIVGFLSNRGQLKKEDIGLIDVKDFFSFVAIRKSKASHTLQLIRNEKIKNKKVKIEIAK
- a CDS encoding pyridoxal phosphate-dependent aminotransferase; protein product: MSKLKISNRGREMPASPIRKLVPYAEAAKKRGTIVYHLNIGQPDIETPKMVLDAVRHSEFKILEYSHSAGNESYRKKLVQYYNQVGVQVTPEQIIITTGGSEAILFGFMACLDAGDEVIIPEPFYANYNGFAVEADVKVVPISSSIHNGFALPAIEEFEKAITPRTKAIIICNPNNPTGYLYSKEEMLVLKELVTKHNLYLFSDEAYREFCYEGEHFSAMQLEGIEDHVVLMDTISKRYSACGGRIGAFVTRNKALIETVMKFAQARLSPPSFAQIAGEAAVDLPADYFDETKAAYKSRRDLIVERLNAMPGVFCPNPGGAFYAMAQLPVDDADVFCQWLLESFEYQKQTVMMAPASGFYGTPGLGKQEVRLAYVLNESAIDRAMNCLEEALKVYPGRTN
- a CDS encoding DUF1573 domain-containing protein — encoded protein: MKKLFLFACLLISAATFAQTTSTSPLEFKEVKHSFGKVPQNVPVTTTFTFTNTSDKTVIIENATAECGCTTPVYPKTPILKGKTGEIKVTYNAVAAGQFTKNVHVKIANVQQPVQLTISGEVVTAPAKTK
- a CDS encoding DUF1573 domain-containing protein, whose protein sequence is MKKIACCLALLIAFGSLHAQTNTGTAPVQDIEKVISFSETDHDLGKIPYGKPVEFDLELKNISKDSVKIDNVQAGCGCTTPKWQAGPYAPGQKFKITLGFNGYTEGHFVKSVTVYFSNGLTKQLLFHGDTYKDQPAAKTK
- a CDS encoding alpha-ketoacid dehydrogenase subunit alpha/beta, with translation MNNTSADIQMSNDMLSYEGFRAEVLKDYKVALESREASLLGRREVLTGKAKFGIFGDGKELAQVAMAKFFQPGDWRAGYYRDQTFMFATGLATVEQFFAQLYADPDLKNEPFSMGRQMNGHFATRIVQDNGQWEPIADKLNVSSDISTTAGQMPRALGLAFASKAFREVAQLHSMEHLSRNGSEICFCTIGDASTSEGHFWEAVNAAGVLQVPLAIFVWDDGYGISVPTKYQTTKGSISAALKGFQKKDNTNGVDIYKVQGWDYAGMCEVFESALTRMRDTHVPAVFHVEEITQPQGHSTSGSHERYKSAERLEWEKEWDCIKKMREWIIENGIANEDELAAIDEAAKQMVKESKANAWRKYQQPIKEQVQEAVSLIRNMTVNDMEAYSKVQDLAKDLENNREPLRRHIMRSLALATEIAPGSPSVAEVKAYRKKLQQINDPLYNSLLYNEGEKSALKVPVVTPAIDETAPVINGYELLNKYFDQLFASNPSVLAFGEDVGKIGDVNQGFAGLQEKHGKNRIFDTGIRELTIIGQGIGLALRGLRPIAEIQYLDYLLYGLQPLSDDVATLHYRTGGQQSCPLIVRTRGHRLEGIWHSGSPMGMMLNALRGIYLCVPRNMVQAIGMYNTLLKANDPAIMVECLNGYRLKETMPANLLEYTVPLGVPEVIKEGADITVVSYGSTLRIVQDAAVRLQALGIDIEIIDVQTLLPFDTQHVIFGSLQKTNRIIFIDEDVPGGGAAYMFNKVMEEQGGYKWLDVAPRTLTAKAHRPAYGSDGDYFSKPNAEDVIEAIQDMMAE